Below is a genomic region from Leucobacter exalbidus.
AGGCGCACGTAGTCGCTGTAGGCGATGGGAGCGCCTGCTCCCGAATCGTCATCAGTCACGATGATGCGCAGCGTGCCCGTGGCCGCGCCACCAAATTCATCGCGCACTTCATAGTTGACGGCCTGCGTGCCGGCCTCGGCCTTCACCGATGCTTCCACGCGAACCGACGAGCTGCGCGCCGAAATCGTTGCGGTGAGCTGCGCATCCTTGGGCGCGTCAACGCCGACGAGGCGTACCCGGTCACCATCGGGGTCGACGCCCGACAGCGGCACCTGCACCACGCCGCTGTCACCGGGCGCGAGGCGCACCGTGAGGGCGGGAGGAGTGGGCTCGCGGTTGGCATCGCGCGCCACCACGGTGATCTGCACCTGCCCCACGTCGCTCGCCTGGGGCGAGCTTGCCCCATAGGTCGTGTAGCTGAGCGTGTAGGTGCCAGGCTCCTTGGGAGCCAGGTATCGCAGGGTGTTGCCCGACGCGAAGGCCAGCTCGCCCTTCGCACCCGACCCGGTGATCTCGGGGTGCAGCACGAGCCGCTCGCCCGGGGCCGAGACATCGTTGTCGAGCACGGCGATGTCGGCGACGGCCCCCGCGCGCACGGTGGCGTTGTCAGCGACCGCGATCGCTCCGGTGTCGTTTTGTTCGGCTACCTGAAAAACAGTGAGCCGGCCCACGGCTGTATCGGCGCCCTCGGCGACCGTAATATCGGCCGAGCCGATGCGCCCCGGCGCACCGTCGGCGGTGCTGCCTGAAACACGCACGTTGGCGTACTCAATAACGTCGGCGCGCATTTCACCGTCGGTGACCTGTGCGCTTTGCACCACGAGCGCGCGGCTGTTGCCGCCCGGTACGACGGTGAGCACATCGACCGTGGTGTCGGCGAGCGGGCGCACGAATGCGCGCAGCGGCGGCAACCCCAGTTTGGCGTGGGTGGGCACCGAGGTGATGCGCAGCAGCCCGGTGGCTTCTTGTTTGGTGCCGAGGTCGCGCACGGTGAGCGCGACCAGAGTTTGGCCGGCCTGGTCAGCGTTCACGCGGATTCCGCCGCTGGCGCCGATCGTCACCTTCGCTGCGCCGCTTTGCACGTTCGCGTCGACGAGCGTGTATGAGCCTGACCCGCCGGTGACCCTTGTCAACGGCTGCACCGTGACCGGTTGATCAATTTCAACGGTGGTGGCGATGGGGTTCAGCTCTACCTTGGCGTTCGAGCGCACCTGCACGACGAGATCGCGTTTGGTGACCTTGCCGTGGGCATCTGCCACCCGCAGTCGCACCGCTACTTCGCCGCCGTCTGCGTTGGCGTCGAGGTGGCGTACTGCCAGTCGGCCATCGGCCGTGACCAGCGCGCGTACCGGATCTTCGTCATTCACGGGCGTCGCCGACTCGAGCATGATGGGGTCGCCCTCGGGGTCGACCCAGCTCTCGAGAATCGGCAGCACGAGGGTGCCGCCCGGGGCGAGCTCGGGGCTCGGCCATTCACGCTGGCAGCCGTCGACGGGGCACCACTCGGGTGCCGTGTTCACACTGTCGGCGACGACCTGCAGTGTCACCGTTGCCGGTTCTGAGGTGTTGACGCCGTCAGTGATGCGGTAGCTAAAACTTGCGCTGCCCTGCGCGGCCGCACCCGGCGTAAACACCAGGTTCTGCTCATCGGGGGTCAGCGAGATCTCGCCAAACTTTTTGTCGAGCCCCTTCGCGAGCCCCTCGGGCACGATCGTGAGCACGTCTTTGCGGTTCGGATCGTAATCGTTGAGCAGCACGGGCAGGGCCGCGGTCTCGGTAGCGCGCACTCCAAACGCATCGTCAACGGCAACCGGGGGTTCTTGCTCGGTGACATCGGCGACCACGATCGTGCCGTCGCGCTCCTTGGGCGGGTCAGCCAGCGTCCACTGCTCGACGGGAATCAGGCGCCCCTCGGGCACCGTCCACAGCATGCCGGTCTTCACCTCAGACAACAGGGTCGCCGAGCCATTGGTGCGAAACACCGGATCAGGGTCACCCGGCATCTTCACGCTGTCGTCAACCGCAAGCTCGGTGACCTTGCCGGTCCCCTCGCCGTCGCTGTTGCCGTCGCCCTGCCACAGGCTCGCGCCGCCCTGTCCGATCCAGGCGGCGTACTGTTTGCCCGCGACGGTGACCGGTTGCGCGGGCAGACCCTGCGCTTTGGCGAGGTTCGTGGCTTCGTCATCGGTGACGCGCCACAGCCCTTCGCCGTCGGCGACGAGCACGCCGGTGCCGTCACCCTTCAGGCTTGAGGCCTGCAGCTTGGGGGTCGCGTCGAGGGCCAGCGTGACAGGCTCTTTCGCGCCCGCCCGCCACAGGTTCTGGCCGTTCAGAGCCACCCACGAACCATCAACGATGGCGAGCTGCAGATCCTCTGCCGTAATGTCTTCAGAAATGCGCTCGGTGTCGGTGAACTCGCCCCGCGCTACCGAATACCAGCGCACCTCGTGCTCGGTGGCCGACAGCAGTGCGACACGGCCATCGGCATCGATCGCGGCGGCATCGGCGGTGAACTTCAGCGGCTCAGCGTCTGCGCCCTCTGCACCGCTTTCGTCTGCTGCTGCCCGCTCGCCCGCGAACGGGTCGATGAGGCTGAAATCTACGGCTTCGTCTGTGGCGCCAGCGGTGAGCGTGCCCACATACGCTTCGCCTGATTCGGTGCGCACCAGCAGCTGGTCGGCCGCCGCAATCACATCACGGGTGCCATCGGGCATGCGCGCCGCTTGGCTCGACGCGTCTTCGCTCGCCGTTGCAGCCTCAGCATCGTCGGCCTGCGCCTGAATATTGGCGGCCTGCTGCGCGTCTTTCTTGTTGTTCTTCGACTTCTTCTGGGTGTCTGCTTCAGCGTCTTTGCCGTTCGCAGCGTTCTCCACAAAATCTTGGGGCAGCATCGGATCGATGGCCCACGCGCGGCCGTTGCCGTGTGTGAGCACCACGCCCGCGGCACCGGCCTGCACGACCCCGCTGGGGTCATCAACCGTGCGCACCGTGTCGATCTCGGCGGTGAGCGTATTCACGCGCGCGTACTGGCCCGAGCTGCGCATCGCCCACACCGAGGGCTCCTCGCGCGGAGTTTCGCGGGCGTCATAGCCCGCAGCAACCACTGCGATCGTGCCGATCATCGCGAGAGCTGCGATCCCCGATACCCAGGTGACAATGCGCGACCGCTTCGATTGCTGCGCCATCTACAGGGCTCCCATCATGGCCATAATGCCTGCGCCTGCGGCAAGCACGACGGCGGCTGCACCCGCACCGATCAACGCTGGTTTCAGCGCGCTGTTGCCTGATGATGTAGTTCCAACGCGCGTGCGGGTACGCCGCGAAGCATCATTTGCGAGGGCTGCGCGCTTCGCCGCACGCCCGCCCTGCTGGACCGTTGAAACTTGTGGCCCACGCACTCCCTGCATTGTCACCGCGGGGGTCACCCACGTCGACTTCACGACGTCGAGGGGCGTGACGTCGAGGCCGTAGTGGCGTTGCAGCTGCTGCATTGTGATGCCGAGCTCGTGCATCGAGGTGAATCGCTGTGCCGGATCTTTCGCCAGCGCCCGCGCCATCACGCTATCGAACGCCTCATAGCCCTGTGCACCGGGCACGGGCACATACTTGGCGCGTTCGATTCGCCCGATCAGTTCACGATCGGTGCCCTTTTTGGTGGCCCGACCGAATGGGGGCTGGCCTGCGGCAAAAGTGTAGAGCGTGGCGCCCAGCGCCCACACCTCGCTTGCGACGGTGCCGCTCGTTGATCCGGTCACGACCTCGGGAGCCGCCCAGGGCAGCGACATCGCGCGGTCGGTGTATTCGCCCCGCATCTGGCCGCGCAGTGACACAATGCCAAAATCGGCGAGCAGCGGTCGGTCGGTCGTTGCCCGCAGCACGTTCGAGGGCTTGATATCGCGGTGCAGCACGCCCGATTGGTGGGCGGTCTCGAGGGCGCCCGCGAGCCTCACACCGGCGTCGAGCACGTCAGCGAGCGGCACCACGGCCCCCTTGCTGCCCGTGCGAAAGGATTCGGGGCAGTACTCCATGGCGATGAACGGGTGCCCGTCACTCGACACACTCGCGGTGTAAATCGAGACGATCGAGGGGTGGCTCGACAGCCTGGCCATAGCATCGGCCTCGGCCTCAAACGCGGCGCGGCCGTTCTCGTCTGCGACGTCGTCTTTCAAGACCTTTACGGCGACCACTCGCCGGGGCATATCTTGTTCGTACTGGTACACGCGGGCGAACCCGCCCGAACCCAGTGGGCGAACATAGTTGAACCCAGAAATATGGGGCGGGGTCTGTGCTTTGGAGCTATGCACCACACTGCCCCTTTCCTGCACCTGGATATGCCAACATACTCTCCATGCTAGACGACAAATGGCCCTCCCCCGAACCGGGGAAGAGCCATTTGTGGGAGTTCGTGTTGCCGGTGAGGGCTACACGATCAGGCTATTTAGAGGCCTGAAACGTCGAGCTGGATGCTGGGACCGAAAGTGGTCGAAACAGCGCCCTTCAGAACGTACTTGCCCTTCGAAGACGAGGGCTTCAGACGTGAGATCTCGTCGAGAACCGACGAGATGTTCTCGTCAAGCTGCTCGG
It encodes:
- a CDS encoding Ig-like domain-containing protein produces the protein MAQQSKRSRIVTWVSGIAALAMIGTIAVVAAGYDARETPREEPSVWAMRSSGQYARVNTLTAEIDTVRTVDDPSGVVQAGAAGVVLTHGNGRAWAIDPMLPQDFVENAANGKDAEADTQKKSKNNKKDAQQAANIQAQADDAEAATASEDASSQAARMPDGTRDVIAAADQLLVRTESGEAYVGTLTAGATDEAVDFSLIDPFAGERAAADESGAEGADAEPLKFTADAAAIDADGRVALLSATEHEVRWYSVARGEFTDTERISEDITAEDLQLAIVDGSWVALNGQNLWRAGAKEPVTLALDATPKLQASSLKGDGTGVLVADGEGLWRVTDDEATNLAKAQGLPAQPVTVAGKQYAAWIGQGGASLWQGDGNSDGEGTGKVTELAVDDSVKMPGDPDPVFRTNGSATLLSEVKTGMLWTVPEGRLIPVEQWTLADPPKERDGTIVVADVTEQEPPVAVDDAFGVRATETAALPVLLNDYDPNRKDVLTIVPEGLAKGLDKKFGEISLTPDEQNLVFTPGAAAQGSASFSYRITDGVNTSEPATVTLQVVADSVNTAPEWCPVDGCQREWPSPELAPGGTLVLPILESWVDPEGDPIMLESATPVNDEDPVRALVTADGRLAVRHLDANADGGEVAVRLRVADAHGKVTKRDLVVQVRSNAKVELNPIATTVEIDQPVTVQPLTRVTGGSGSYTLVDANVQSGAAKVTIGASGGIRVNADQAGQTLVALTVRDLGTKQEATGLLRITSVPTHAKLGLPPLRAFVRPLADTTVDVLTVVPGGNSRALVVQSAQVTDGEMRADVIEYANVRVSGSTADGAPGRIGSADITVAEGADTAVGRLTVFQVAEQNDTGAIAVADNATVRAGAVADIAVLDNDVSAPGERLVLHPEITGSGAKGELAFASGNTLRYLAPKEPGTYTLSYTTYGASSPQASDVGQVQITVVARDANREPTPPALTVRLAPGDSGVVQVPLSGVDPDGDRVRLVGVDAPKDAQLTATISARSSSVRVEASVKAEAGTQAVNYEVRDEFGGAATGTLRIIVTDDDSGAGAPIAYSDYVRLVSGAGEPAVVQPLENDIDPAGGKLSLVDVVPNVAGGENSPEYRKLAARLDTSELKKGRIKVTGSAEPGTVSFRYKVRSSESLSTADGLIVVQVSARVGQQAPTVRDTVLSARDRAELEGGGVDVVTDRVIWATGDTSTLKLSVWGSAAKKFTANGNHISGAYSAKGDLVPFKLTGTDVTGTKVETFGFLVIPPLDELRLTLVPGLAPIKVDEDNTREVGLAELVDLGVGDTAEFNVGRFATQRGQAACEATTSTTLRYTAGKGEPWIDSCLISVKLADQNTWTQLSVPVQIAPKEPIAELEALTRTVAPGATETVNLMDMVKWHGEREGTPANLQFAVSGGGHSFEIVTSGQQVSVQARADAVPGAEDATTVTVTGAGDSQAPLVLRVGEAAKDTPRGATVQLSCTVGSSCQTQLIGAPGEYDPFAGKSGGGLKLDALDGAACAAFGTLQVAGDGASLAWANDKVPGGTCTATFTVRDAQNRIGSGSIELDVRGIPAAPSNISWVDSDESSVKFSVTLGSGQSYPAVTGVELVTGGGTPVGSCSLGSTVATCTVSNLTPGEKRTYQARATNDVGVSEVSASGAEAWAYVPPAAPKLTASTMTWADNTDSTRGKVKLNIGDAPGVSIRLFFDDNETPVAGNGEYVLSAGTSHSFRVIVADALIPDNYSGSKRDSTSTASVTPIGAPEAGSATITAKGDRLTEWEFATPGWKANGGGELKMTYGMDLAGASQECTGSKESGHGLKANETYAGFVCASTEYGRTGVVSAGEIFTGVKLDQLNGTYQVSAKGSQISATSYAWAMKGDPKWSPNADGDVTYSQPTAGSPTVGDVVQCPAGKPGSPNCSNPGTLSPASLAPFELSFTASVPLEWANYDTPPTGQEIRAAFSWVGEPGGTLEFTRVSDTSNSVIVSWQNGERQSVEFRNVVNDRPDKPEPTTDPEGTSDSSGTTGSSGTSDSTGTGTDAADGTGTDAADGTATTAADGTDADAGSGAA
- a CDS encoding serine/threonine-protein kinase; protein product: MHSSKAQTPPHISGFNYVRPLGSGGFARVYQYEQDMPRRVVAVKVLKDDVADENGRAAFEAEADAMARLSSHPSIVSIYTASVSSDGHPFIAMEYCPESFRTGSKGAVVPLADVLDAGVRLAGALETAHQSGVLHRDIKPSNVLRATTDRPLLADFGIVSLRGQMRGEYTDRAMSLPWAAPEVVTGSTSGTVASEVWALGATLYTFAAGQPPFGRATKKGTDRELIGRIERAKYVPVPGAQGYEAFDSVMARALAKDPAQRFTSMHELGITMQQLQRHYGLDVTPLDVVKSTWVTPAVTMQGVRGPQVSTVQQGGRAAKRAALANDASRRTRTRVGTTSSGNSALKPALIGAGAAAVVLAAGAGIMAMMGAL